CTCTTCCGCTTCGGCCTGGGCAACTTCTGCCTCGGTCATATCACGTTTAACATAAGTGCGTTTCTTGCGGACCTCGATTTGCACCGATTTACTCTTCCCGCCGGTGCTCGGAATATTCAGTGTACTACGCGTTTTGCGTTGTAACGTCAGTTTGTTTGTCGCACCGGCATTTCCGCCATTCAGGTGCGCCAATAAAGTCTCTTTTTCTTGCTGGGTCACAGAGTCAGTTTCGGACTTTGAGATCCCTGCATCAGCAAATTGCTGTACCAGGCGATCTACCGGAGTCTGAATCTCTGCCGCCAGCGCTTTTACAGTTACATCTGTCATGCTGTTCCTTCCTGCTACAGTTTATTACGCGTTGTCGCCAAACCAGCAGATATTGCGCGCGGCCATGATAAGTTCACCAGCCTTCTCGTCACTAAGACCTTCAATATCAGCCAGATCGTCGACACCCTGCTCGGCAAGATCTTCCAGCGTACAAACCCCTTGTGCAGCCAGTTTAAATGCCATGCTACGTTCCAGACCCGCCAGGTTAAGCAGATCGTCAGCAGGCTTTTTGTCACCGAGACTTTCTTCCTGAGCTAAAGCCAGTGTGGTCAGCGCTTCTTTTGCACGTTCGCGCAGCGCATCCACCGTGTCTTCATCCAGGCCGTCGATTTCAAGCAGCTCGTTGACTGGCACATAAGCCAGTTCTTCAAGCGTTGAGAAACCTTCTTCTACCAGAACCGTGGCGAAATCTTCATCGATGGCCAGGTATTTGGTGAAGGTATCAATCGCAGCGTGTGCCTCAGCCTGATGTTTGGCTTGCAGGTCGTCTGCTGTCATCACGTTCAGTTCCCACTTGTCATCACCACGATGCTGTTTCAACAATTGGGAGGCCAAACGCACGTTCTGGCCATTACGGCCAATCGCCTGTGCCAGATTGCTGGCTTCAACGGCGATATCCATGGTGCATTTATCTTCATCAACCACGATGGAAGCGACATCTGCCGGTGCCATTGCGTTGATAACGAATTGCGCAGGATTATCATCCCAAAGGATGATATCGATACGTTCACCGCCCAATTCACTGGAAACAGCCTGAACGCGTGCACCACGCATGCCGACACAAGCACCGACCGGGTCGATACGTTTGTCGTTGGTTTTTACTGCAATTTTCGCACGGGAGCCAGGATCACGGGCTGCCGCTTTAATCTCAATCAGCTCTTCGCCAATTTCCGGCACTTCGATGCGGAACAGCTCAATCAGCATCTCGTTACGTGAACGGCTGACAAACAGCTGGGCACCGCGTGCTTCAGGGCGCACATCATACAGAACGCCACGAATACGGTCGCCGGAGCGGAAGTTTTCACGCGGAAGCATGTCTTCACGCAGAATAACGGCTTCAGCGTTGCTGCCTAAATCCAGAGCGATGCTGTCACGGTTAACTTTCTTAACCACGCCGGTGACGATCTCACCTTGCTGCTCACGGAATTGATCAACCACCATCGCGCGCTCTGCTTCACGTACTTTCTGTACGATAACTTGCTTGGCAGTTTGCGTGGTGATGCGGTCAAAAGTGACTGACTCGATTTGATCTTCAATATATCCGCCGAGGTCGATTGACGGATCTTCGTATTGTGCAGCTTCGAGGGTGATTTCGCGGGTCGGTTGAGTCACTTCGTTGACTGCCACCCAACGACGGAAGGTATCGAAGTCACCTGTTTTGCGGTCAATGCTGACGCGGACTTCGATTTCCTGCTCGTATTTTTTCTTGGTCGCCGTTGATAATGCAATTTCCAGCGCTTCAAAAATCTTCTCGCGCGGGAGGGATTTTTCATTAGAAACTGCTTCTACAACAGCCAGAATCTCTTTGTTCATCCTAGTTGCCTCTTCCAAACTCTTTAAAAGTGGGGTACCAGGTTCGCTTTCTGGATGTTGCTCAGTGCGAACACTTCATCTTTCCCTTCCACTGTCACCGTGATCATTTCGCCTTCGACAGCCTTAATAATGCCCTGCCATTTGCGACGATTCTGCACTGCCATACGCAGAACAATGCTGACTTCGTCACCCAGGAAACGTTGATAATGTTCAGCGGTGAACATAGGACGATCAAGGCCTGGAGAGGAAACTTCCAGGTTGTAGGCGACGGTGACTGGATCTTCAACGTCCAGCACAGCGCTCACCTGGTGGCTGACATCAGCACAATCATCAACATTGATCCCGGCGTCACTATCAATATAGATGCGCAACGTCGATTGGCGAGCCCGAACGAACTCGATGCCCACCAGCTCAAAGCCAAGTGCCTCGACTGGTGCTGTAATCAGCTCTGTTAATTTTTGTTCTAATGTGGACAAGCCCACCCCCAAGACATAAAAAAAGGGCTAAATAGCCCAGTGATTCTGTTGCCAAATAACAAAAAACCCCGATAAATCGGGGCTTTATGCAACTGGACCCTATTCGCCGCATAGCGGCTTCGGTACAACTTTCGCGAAGTGTTATTTCAAATAGAAACTTTCAAATTGGAACTGCAGAACATCACAGGAAGACACTGAAAGTCTATTTGAAATAAACACTTAGGGAAAGTGGTTGCGGGGGCCGGATTTGAACCGACGACCTTCGGGTTATGAGCCCGACGAGCTACCAGGCTGCTCCACCCCGCGTCCGAAAACGTGGCAAATACTACGCCGATAATCGCTAAAAAGCAAATTATCACAAAGATTGGTACCGAGGACGGGACTTGAACCCGTAAGCCCATTCGGGCACTACCACCTCAAGGTAGCGTGTCTACCAATTCCACCACCTCGGCACTCTTTTTTTTCACAATCGCTTCTACTGTCCAAGTACAAGCCACTGTTTAAAACTTTTCACTTCTTGCGATAAGAAGGTTACTGCTTAGTGAGGAACGTCACTGTTAGGCGCTGCTGGAGCTGCCGGTGCAGTGGTCTGCTCAGTTTTCGCTGGCTGACTCAGGTTTTCCCACTCACTACCTTTTTGGCTTTTATTGGTGCTCATGTTCCCGAGAATCAAACTAATGATAAAGAACAGTGCTGCCAAGATGCCGGTCATACGGGTCATGAAGTTACCGGAACCACTCGAACCGAACAATGTGCCAGAAGCACCTGCTCCGAAAGAGGCTCCCATATCAGCGCCTTTGCCTTGTTGCAGCATAACCAGAGCAACAAGCCCGATTGCTACGATAAGGAAAATCACCAGAAGAGCGTCGTACATAGTAGTACCTGTATCCTCGCGGGTTCACCGCATGCCAATTGCTTCTCACCATTTAGCAGGTCATTCAAGGACCCACTGAAGCGGGTGTGAATACTAACCAAAGCCGTATTGCCGTGCAAGGGCAATCTTCATCAAAATGTTCGTTTGCGGAAAAAAACGGCAAATTTGAAGCAAAGTGGCTGACAGGACGCTGTTCAGCCACGCATATCACGAAAATTCACCGTTTTTTATCAGGTTACGCTTTGACTGCTTTTACCGCATCGGCAATACGGTTAGCCAGTTTTTCCACCAGTTCCGCGTCTTCGCCTTCCACCATCACCCGCAGCAAAGGCTCGGTACCTGATTTACGCAACAGCACCCGGCCACGACCCGCTAACTGTTTTTCAACGTCTGCAGTGACCTGCTTAACTTCGTCGGATTCCAGCGGATCATGTTGGCCAGCAAAACGGACGTTAATCAGGATTTGTGGCAGCAATTTCATACCGCTGCACAAATCATGCAGGCTCATGTGATTGCGAACCATGGCGGTAAGCACTTGCAAACCGGCCACGATGCCGTCACCGGTGGTGGTTTTGTCCAGCAAGATAATGTGGCCGGAGTTCTCAGCACCAATACGCCAGCCTTTTTCCTGCATTTTTTCCAGCACGTAACGGTCGCCCACTTTCGCGCGTGTAAATGGAATACCGAGCTGTTTTAATGCCAGTTCCAGGCCCATATTACTCATCAGGGTGCCGACGGCGCCGCCTTTCAGCTGGCCCTGACGCAAGCCTTCACGAGCAATGATATAAAGGATCTGGTCACCATCGACTTTATTGCCTTCATGGTCGACCATAATCAGACGATCGCCGTCGCCGTCAAATGCCAGCCCGACATGGGCTTTTTCTGCCAGAACGCGTTGCTGTAACTGACGGACGTCGGTCGCACCGCACTCTTCGTTAATGTTCATCCCATCCGGGTCGCAGCCGATAGTAATCACTTTAGCGCCCAGTTCCCGCAGAACGCTTGGCGCAATGTGGTAAGTCGCGCCATTGGCACAATCCACAACGATTTTCAGTCCGTTCAGGCTCAGTTCGCTCGGGAACGTCCCTTTGCAGAATTCGATATAGCGACCGGCAGCATCCACAATACGGCTGGCTTTACCCAACGCAGCGGATTCCACGCAAGTAAGAGGTTTTTCCAGCTCAGCTTCGATGGCTTCTTCCACTTCGTCCGGCAGCTTTGTACCGTCAATAGTGAAGAATTTTATGCCGTTATCGTAGAACGGGTTATGCGATGCAGAAATCACAATCCCGGCTTCAGCACGGAATGTACGGGTCAGATACGCAACCGCGGGTGTTGGCATCGGGCCGGTAAAGGAAGCCGACAGTCCCGCAGCAGCCAGACCGGCTTCAAGTGCAGATTCCAGCATATAGCCGGAAATACGGGTATCTTTGCCGATAATCACTTTACCCGAACCATGACGCGCTAATACTTTGCCTGCAGCCCAGCCCAGTTTGAGAACGAAATCAGGGGTGATCGGGCTGTCGCCTACTTTTCCACGTATGCCATCAGTACCAAAGTATTTACGGTTGCTCATAATTATTTTTTATCCCTTGCAGAAAGTGTCGCTTCCACGATACGCATCGCTTCGACGGTTTCTTTAACATCATGTACGCGAACTATCTGAGCTCCCTGCATGGCAGCAATCACAGCGCAGGCAACGCTGCCCGTCACGCGTTTCTCCGGTGACACATGCAGTAGCTGCCCTACCATAGATTTCCTCGACATCCCCACAAGAAGTGGTAAACCGAAGTGATGGAACTCAGCCAGTCTGGCGAGTAACTGGTAGTTATGCTCTAAATTTTTACCGAAACCGAAGCCCGGGTCGAGCAACAATTTGCTTTTCGGAATGCCGGCATTCACACAACGTGCAATTTGCTCGACAAAATACTGGTCTACCTGCGCAACGACGTTGTCGTAATGCGGGGCATGTTGCATCGTTTTCGGGTCACCTTGCATGTGCATCAGACAAACGGGCAAACCCGTTTCTGCCGCAGCCTGCAATGCCCCTGGCTCCTGAAGCGAGCGAATATCGTTAATCAGATGCATACCGGCATTTGACGCTTCACGGATAACAGAAGCCTTCGAAGTATCCACCGAGATCCAGACATCAAAACGTCGGGCGATGGCTTCTACGACCGGTACCACACGGGCCAGCTCTTCCTCTTCGCTGACTTCAGCAGCGCCCGGACGCGTTGATTCGCCGCCAATATCAAGGATTGTCGCGCCGGCATCGACCATCGCCTGAGCGTGGCGAAGCGCAAGATCAAGCGTGTTGTGTCGTCCGCCATCAGAAAAGGAATCCGGGGTAACATTCAGGATCCCCATCACCTGGGGAAAAGTGAGATCCAGTATCGAGTCTCTGGCTGTGAGGTGCATAAATCATGTCCCTTCTGGTCATTCGTTGAGGCAGTTTCAAATTCCGACACAAAGAATGCACGCATAAAAAACCCCGGGCAAGCCCGGGGTTGAGTGTTATCTGCGTTATTTTCCAACCAGCTGCTTATTTGCCGCTGAATTGCTCAAACATCGTGTTGCCAGGATTTGGCGTGCGAGGTTCGTCAACTGGCGTTGGCGCTTTTGGAGCACCGCCGTCGTTAGAATTATTGTTGCCGTTTTTACCGTTAGCATCATCCCAGCCAGCAGGCGGGCGAACTTCCGTACGGTTCATCAGGTCATCAATTTGCGGCGCATCGATGGTTTCGTATTTCATCAGGGCATCTTTCATTGAATGAAGGATATCCATGTTTTCCATCAGCAACGTACGCGCACGAATGTAGTTACGCTCAACCAGAGATTTCACTTCCTGATCGATGATACGGGCAGTTTCATCAGACATATGTTTAGCTTTCGCAACTGAACGACCGAGGAAGACTTCGCCTTCTTCTTCCGCATACAGTAACGGACCTAATTTCTCTGAGAAGCCCCACTGCGTAACCATGTTACGGGCAATAGAGGTGGCAACCTTGATGTCGTTCGACGCACCGGTAGACACTTTTTCCACGCCGTAAATGATCTCTTCAGCAAGACGACCACCGTACAAGGTAGAAATCTGGCTTTCCAGTTTCTGACGGCTTGCACTGATAGCATCGCCTTCAGGCAGGAAGAAGGTCACACCTAATGCACGGCCACGAGGAATAATGGTCACTTTATGCACCGGGTCATGTTCAGGAACCAGACGACCAATGATGGCGTGGCCTGCTTCATGATAGGCAGTGGACTCTTTCTGCGATTCAGTCATCACCATGGAACGACGCTCAGCACCCATCATGATTTTGTCTTTGGCTTTTTCGAACTCAACCATCGACACCACACGTTTGTTACCACGCGCAGAGAACAATGCAGCTTCATTCACCAGGTTAGCCAGGTCCGCACCGGAGAAACCAGGGGTACCACGGGCAATCACAGACGCATCAACGTCAGTTGCCAGCGGAACGCGACGCATGTGAACTTTCAGGATCTGTTCACGGCCACGTACGTCTGGCAAGCCTACAACAACCTGACGGTCGAAACGGCCCGGACGCAGTAATGCCGGGTCAAGAACGTCAGGACGGTTAGTTGCTGCAATTACGATGATACCTTCATTACCTTCGAAGCCATCCATCTCAACCAACATCTGGTTCAGTGTCTGTTCACGTTCATCGTGACCGCCACCTAAACCTGCACCACGCTGACGGCCAACGGCGTCGATCTCATCGATAAAGATGATACATGGAGCGGCTTTCTTCGCCTGTTCAAACATGTCACGCACACGAGATGCACCGACACCCACGAACATTTCTACGAAGTCAGAACCGGAAATCGTAAAGAATGGCACTTTGGCTTCGCCGGCAATGGCTTTCGCCAGCAAGGTTTTACCGGTACCCGGAGGACCAACCATCAGAACGCCTTTAGGAATCTTTCCGCCCAGTTTCTGGAAACGGCTTGGCTCGCGCAGGTAATCTACCAGCTCGCTCACCTCTTCCTTCGCTTCGTCACAACCTGCAACGTCAGCAAACGTCGTTTTGATTTGGTCTTCCGTCAGCATGCGGGCTTTGCTTTTACCAAAGGACATTGCGCCTTTGCCACCGCCACCCTGCATCTGCCGCATAAAGAATATCCAGACGCCAATCAGAAGCAGCATCGGGAACCATGAAATGAAGATAGTCGCCAGGAAACTCTGCTGTTCAGGCGGTTCACCAACAACTTTCACGTTTTTGCTCAGCAGCGTATCCAGTAATTTAGGATCATTAACCGGAATATAGGTTGTGTATTTGCTGCTGTCTTTTTTGATAACGTCAATCGCACGTCCATTGATACGTACTTCACGGACCTGGTCTTGGGCCACTTCGGTTGTAAAGGTAGTGTAATCTACCTTACTGCCATTAGATTCGCTGGGACCAAAACTCTGAAATACAGACATCAATACAACTGCGATGACTAACCAGAGGATCAGGTTCTTCGCCATGTCACTCAAGGGATTAACCTCATATTACAACTGTGTTAACAAACAGCGTTAGGGAACTACAGTTTCCGCCCTGTCGCTACGATGTACACTTCTCGCGAACGTGCTCGGGAAGCGTCTGGCTTACGAATCTTCACCTTCGTAAACAGGGAGCGAATTTCCCGCAGGTATTCATCAAAGCCATCTCCCTGAAACACCTTCACCAGGAAACTTCCGCCTGGTGCTAATACATCCCGACACATATCCAATGCTAATTCAACCAGATACATCGATTTTGGAATATCGACTGCCGGAGTACCGCTCATATTAGGCGCCATGTCAGACATGACCACCTGAACTTTGCTTTCTCCCACGCGTTCGAGCAGCGCTTTGAGAACTAATTCATCACGAAAATCCCCCTGAAGGAAGTCGACTCCAACAATAGGATCCATAGGTAAAAGGTCAAGAGCAATAATTCGCCCTTTGTTACCGATCTGCGAGGCCACATACTGTGACCAACCGCCAGGCGCTGCACCTAAATCAACCACCGTCATACCTTGTTTAAACAGCTTATCGCTTTGCTGTATTTCATCAAGTTTAAACCAGGCACGGGAGCGCAGCCCTTTTTTCTGTGCTTGTAGCACATATTTATCGCTAAAGTGTTCCTGCAACCAGCGACTGGAACTTGCAGAACGCTTTTTATTAGACATTATTTAGTAACCATATAGTTTTCCAACCACCCTGAGTTAGAGCCTTTGGAACAAGCCGTTAGCATCATGGCGTCTATGGCTAAGTCAGTATAATTGACCTCCCGAAGCAGTCCGGGTTGGTCATATACATGAGATGGCGGTAGAATGACCCGTTTTCAATCCCAACTTAAGCAAAAAAGACGATGAATCTTAACAATAAACAAAAACAGTACCTGAAAGGTCTGGCACATCCACTGAAACCGGTTGTTATGCTGGGCAACAACGGCCTGACAGAAGGTGTGTTAGCCGAAATCGAACAGGCACTGCAACATCACGAACTGATCAAGGTAAAAGTCGCGGCAGAAGAACGTGAGACGAAGACCTTGATCGTAGACGCGATTGTGCGTGAAACCAAGGCGTGTAATGTGCAAGTCATCGGCAATATGCTGGTACTTTATCGCCCTTCCACCGAAGACCGCAAAATTATCTTACCGCGTTAATCCATTAAGGTTTAACGAAAAGCGCTGTAGATTTTCGGAAAGGTGCCACGAAATCACGTTCAGGGGAAGGTCTCAGCGGGCCTTTTTACTTTAGTTTTCAATTTACTGTGAAGCAATTCACTGCATGAATGTGAGAATTACAGGGCGAAACATCACGTTTCGCCCTTTTTAATGCAGATTTTAGAGGTATTCGACCTTCAATACTTCAAACTCAACATCACCGCCAGGTGTTTTGATAACAACGACATCATCCTGTTCTTTGCCGATTAAACCACGTGCAATCGGTGAGTTAACAGAAATGAGGTTCTGTTTAAAATCAGCTTCGTCATCGCCGACAATGCGGTATTTCTGCTCTTCTTCAGTATCCAGATTCAGCACTGTCACTGTGGCGCCAAAAATCACGCGGCCAGTAGCAGGCATTTTAGTCACATCAATAACCTGAGCATTCGACAGCTTGGCTTCGATTTCCTGGATACGACCTTCACAAAAACCCTGCTGCTCACGCGCAGCATGGTATTCAGCATTCTCTTTCAAATCGCCGTGTTCACGTGCGGTCGCGATATCAGCAATGATTTTCGGGCGACGGACACCTTTCAGATGGTCCAGTTCTTCACGTAATCTTTCTGCGCCACGCAATGTCATCGGAATCGGTTTCATATATTTATTACCTCTAACTTGGTCCTTTCGGTAAACACCGTCCTGATTGAATCAGGTAAGAAATTAAGCCAGCGCTTCTGACCGACTCTCTGGCGAAAAGCAAAAAAAACCTCACCCGGAGTTGCCACCAGGCCAGGATTCATTTTGCATTTTGATTCGTATTTTAACGTAGAGTTCCTTGAGGATCATCGTTTAGTTTCAGCCACGTTGCGCCTTGGTTCGTAGCATCGTAGTATGGCACCACATTATCCCGCCGTTACCCAGAGCCTTTACTCAAAATAATGCGTTTTTTACGAATTGTCAGTGGATTAGCATGCGCGTTTGTACTGAATACAAATGCGGCTCAGATCGAAAATTACACAGAATATCTGCCTGACGGCACGAATCTGGCTGTGCTGGTACAGAAAATTGGCGCGCCTGCGCCGGCTATAGACTATCACGGTACTCAAATGGCGCTACCCGCCAGTACCATGAAGATTCTGACCGCGCTGGCGGCTTTGCTGCAGCTTGGGCCTGATTTTCGTTTCACCACCACACTTGAAACACCGGGTTCCGTTTCTGATGGCGTATTAAAGGGTGATTTGGTCGCTCGTTTTTCCGGCGATCCGACATTAAAACGTCAGAATATTCGGAATATGGTCGCTGTGTTGAAAAAACAGGGCGTCAAAGAAATTACCGGCGATGTGATTATCAACACTTCGGTTTTTGCCAGCCATGATAAAGCGCCCGGATGGCCGTGGAACGACATCACCCAATGCTTTAGCGCACCGCCGGCTGCCGCTATTGTCGACAGAAACTGTTTCTCAGTCTCACTGTACAGTGCCCCGAAACCCGACGAAAACGCGTTTATCCGCGTAGCATCTTACTATCCGGTGCATATGTTCAGCGAAGTACGCACTCTGGCAAAAGGTTCTCCGGATGCACAATATTGTGAGCTGGACGTCGTACCTGGTGAATTCAACCGCTATACCCTCACCGGCTGTCTGACCCAACGCAGCGAACCTTTGCCGCTGGCGTTCGCTATTCAGGATGGCGCGAGTTATGCCGGTGCGATTTTAAAAGATGAGCTGTTGCAGGCTGATATTCAGATCGATGGCACGCTGAAGCGTCAGACTCAACCAACACCGGCGGGTACCGTTCTGGCACAAACCCAGTCGGCGCCGTTGCATGACCTGTTGCATCAGATGCTGAAGAAATCAGATAACATGATCGCCGATACGGTATTTCGTACTATTGGCCATCAGCGTTTTGGCGTGCCGGGAACGTGGCGTGCCGGTTCGGATGCTGTCCGTCAGATTTTGCGTCAGAAAGCAGGCGTGGATTTAGGTAACTCTATTCAGGTTGATGGTTCCGGTCTTTCTCGTCATGACTTGCTGTCACCGGCCACCATGATGCAGGTACTTCAATACATCGCGCAGCATGATAAAGAGTTAGACTTTATCTCAATGCTGCCATTAGCGGGTCACGACGGTACCTTGCAATATCGCGGCGGTCTGCATGAAGCAGGCGTTGACGGCAAAGTATCTGCGAAAACCGGCTCGCTGTCTGGTGTCTACAACCTTGCAGGCTTTATTACGACAGCCAGCGGACAGCGCATGGCCTTCGTCCAGTTCCTTTCAGGTTATGCGGTTCCGCCTGAAGATCAACGCACACGACGGGCTCCGCTCGTACGCTTTGAAAGCCGTCTCTACAAGGATATCTACCAAAATAATTAACCACGGAGAAGTGCCAGAAGATGAAACTACTGATCGTTGAAGATGATGAACTCTTACGGCAGGGGTTGATGCTGGCACTTACCAGTGAAAATTATGCCTGCGACTGCGCTTCAACGGCGGCCGAGGCGCACAGCCTGATTCAAACCAGCCAGTACAGTCTGGTGATCCTGGATTTAGGATTGCCAGACAAAGACGGGGCAACGTTGCTGCGCGAGTGGCGA
The Rahnella variigena genome window above contains:
- the glmM gene encoding phosphoglucosamine mutase; translated protein: MSNRKYFGTDGIRGKVGDSPITPDFVLKLGWAAGKVLARHGSGKVIIGKDTRISGYMLESALEAGLAAAGLSASFTGPMPTPAVAYLTRTFRAEAGIVISASHNPFYDNGIKFFTIDGTKLPDEVEEAIEAELEKPLTCVESAALGKASRIVDAAGRYIEFCKGTFPSELSLNGLKIVVDCANGATYHIAPSVLRELGAKVITIGCDPDGMNINEECGATDVRQLQQRVLAEKAHVGLAFDGDGDRLIMVDHEGNKVDGDQILYIIAREGLRQGQLKGGAVGTLMSNMGLELALKQLGIPFTRAKVGDRYVLEKMQEKGWRIGAENSGHIILLDKTTTGDGIVAGLQVLTAMVRNHMSLHDLCSGMKLLPQILINVRFAGQHDPLESDEVKQVTADVEKQLAGRGRVLLRKSGTEPLLRVMVEGEDAELVEKLANRIADAVKAVKA
- the secG gene encoding preprotein translocase subunit SecG gives rise to the protein MYDALLVIFLIVAIGLVALVMLQQGKGADMGASFGAGASGTLFGSSGSGNFMTRMTGILAALFFIISLILGNMSTNKSQKGSEWENLSQPAKTEQTTAPAAPAAPNSDVPH
- the folP gene encoding dihydropteroate synthase yields the protein MHLTARDSILDLTFPQVMGILNVTPDSFSDGGRHNTLDLALRHAQAMVDAGATILDIGGESTRPGAAEVSEEEELARVVPVVEAIARRFDVWISVDTSKASVIREASNAGMHLINDIRSLQEPGALQAAAETGLPVCLMHMQGDPKTMQHAPHYDNVVAQVDQYFVEQIARCVNAGIPKSKLLLDPGFGFGKNLEHNYQLLARLAEFHHFGLPLLVGMSRKSMVGQLLHVSPEKRVTGSVACAVIAAMQGAQIVRVHDVKETVEAMRIVEATLSARDKK
- the rlmE gene encoding 23S rRNA (uridine(2552)-2'-O)-methyltransferase RlmE; translation: MSNKKRSASSSRWLQEHFSDKYVLQAQKKGLRSRAWFKLDEIQQSDKLFKQGMTVVDLGAAPGGWSQYVASQIGNKGRIIALDLLPMDPIVGVDFLQGDFRDELVLKALLERVGESKVQVVMSDMAPNMSGTPAVDIPKSMYLVELALDMCRDVLAPGGSFLVKVFQGDGFDEYLREIRSLFTKVKIRKPDASRARSREVYIVATGRKL
- the greA gene encoding transcription elongation factor GreA, encoding MKPIPMTLRGAERLREELDHLKGVRRPKIIADIATAREHGDLKENAEYHAAREQQGFCEGRIQEIEAKLSNAQVIDVTKMPATGRVIFGATVTVLNLDTEEEQKYRIVGDDEADFKQNLISVNSPIARGLIGKEQDDVVVIKTPGGDVEFEVLKVEYL
- the ftsH gene encoding ATP-dependent zinc metalloprotease FtsH, which encodes MAKNLILWLVIAVVLMSVFQSFGPSESNGSKVDYTTFTTEVAQDQVREVRINGRAIDVIKKDSSKYTTYIPVNDPKLLDTLLSKNVKVVGEPPEQQSFLATIFISWFPMLLLIGVWIFFMRQMQGGGGKGAMSFGKSKARMLTEDQIKTTFADVAGCDEAKEEVSELVDYLREPSRFQKLGGKIPKGVLMVGPPGTGKTLLAKAIAGEAKVPFFTISGSDFVEMFVGVGASRVRDMFEQAKKAAPCIIFIDEIDAVGRQRGAGLGGGHDEREQTLNQMLVEMDGFEGNEGIIVIAATNRPDVLDPALLRPGRFDRQVVVGLPDVRGREQILKVHMRRVPLATDVDASVIARGTPGFSGADLANLVNEAALFSARGNKRVVSMVEFEKAKDKIMMGAERRSMVMTESQKESTAYHEAGHAIIGRLVPEHDPVHKVTIIPRGRALGVTFFLPEGDAISASRQKLESQISTLYGGRLAEEIIYGVEKVSTGASNDIKVATSIARNMVTQWGFSEKLGPLLYAEEEGEVFLGRSVAKAKHMSDETARIIDQEVKSLVERNYIRARTLLMENMDILHSMKDALMKYETIDAPQIDDLMNRTEVRPPAGWDDANGKNGNNNSNDGGAPKAPTPVDEPRTPNPGNTMFEQFSGK
- the rimP gene encoding ribosome maturation factor RimP, whose amino-acid sequence is MSTLEQKLTELITAPVEALGFELVGIEFVRARQSTLRIYIDSDAGINVDDCADVSHQVSAVLDVEDPVTVAYNLEVSSPGLDRPMFTAEHYQRFLGDEVSIVLRMAVQNRRKWQGIIKAVEGEMITVTVEGKDEVFALSNIQKANLVPHF
- the dacB gene encoding serine-type D-Ala-D-Ala carboxypeptidase codes for the protein MRFLRIVSGLACAFVLNTNAAQIENYTEYLPDGTNLAVLVQKIGAPAPAIDYHGTQMALPASTMKILTALAALLQLGPDFRFTTTLETPGSVSDGVLKGDLVARFSGDPTLKRQNIRNMVAVLKKQGVKEITGDVIINTSVFASHDKAPGWPWNDITQCFSAPPAAAIVDRNCFSVSLYSAPKPDENAFIRVASYYPVHMFSEVRTLAKGSPDAQYCELDVVPGEFNRYTLTGCLTQRSEPLPLAFAIQDGASYAGAILKDELLQADIQIDGTLKRQTQPTPAGTVLAQTQSAPLHDLLHQMLKKSDNMIADTVFRTIGHQRFGVPGTWRAGSDAVRQILRQKAGVDLGNSIQVDGSGLSRHDLLSPATMMQVLQYIAQHDKELDFISMLPLAGHDGTLQYRGGLHEAGVDGKVSAKTGSLSGVYNLAGFITTASGQRMAFVQFLSGYAVPPEDQRTRRAPLVRFESRLYKDIYQNN
- the nusA gene encoding transcription termination factor NusA — its product is MNKEILAVVEAVSNEKSLPREKIFEALEIALSTATKKKYEQEIEVRVSIDRKTGDFDTFRRWVAVNEVTQPTREITLEAAQYEDPSIDLGGYIEDQIESVTFDRITTQTAKQVIVQKVREAERAMVVDQFREQQGEIVTGVVKKVNRDSIALDLGSNAEAVILREDMLPRENFRSGDRIRGVLYDVRPEARGAQLFVSRSRNEMLIELFRIEVPEIGEELIEIKAAARDPGSRAKIAVKTNDKRIDPVGACVGMRGARVQAVSSELGGERIDIILWDDNPAQFVINAMAPADVASIVVDEDKCTMDIAVEASNLAQAIGRNGQNVRLASQLLKQHRGDDKWELNVMTADDLQAKHQAEAHAAIDTFTKYLAIDEDFATVLVEEGFSTLEELAYVPVNELLEIDGLDEDTVDALRERAKEALTTLALAQEESLGDKKPADDLLNLAGLERSMAFKLAAQGVCTLEDLAEQGVDDLADIEGLSDEKAGELIMAARNICWFGDNA
- the yhbY gene encoding ribosome assembly RNA-binding protein YhbY — encoded protein: MNLNNKQKQYLKGLAHPLKPVVMLGNNGLTEGVLAEIEQALQHHELIKVKVAAEERETKTLIVDAIVRETKACNVQVIGNMLVLYRPSTEDRKIILPR